The stretch of DNA TAATGGAATCGTCTCCCCTCTTTAATTGTTACTCTCTTCTATTCTATTATTAACCATCAAATTCCTGTTACAGCTCGCTGATTGACTTTTGAGAAAATTTAAAATAGTATCGGAGTATCTGACTATTTGGAGGTTAATGTATGAAGGTTGATGTCATTGTAGTGGGTGCTGGACTAGCCGGTTTAGTAGCTACAGCAGAGTTGACAGAATCAGGTAAGAAAGTCCTTCTTCTCGATCAAGAACCAGAGACTAATCTAGGCGGACAGGCATGGTGGTCTTTTGGCGGGTTGTTTCTTGTCGATTCACCAGAACAGAGAAGGTTGGGAATTAAAGATTCGCGCGAACTCGCCTGGCAAGATTGGTTGGGGGCAGCAGGATTTGATAGAGTTAACGATGAAGACTTTTGGGGTAAAAAATGGGCAGAGGCCTATGTAGACTTTGCTGCGGGTGAAAAACGAGTATGGCTGCAAAAGATGGGCGTTCGATTCTTTCCAGTTGTCGGCTGGGCAGAGCGTGGAGGATATCTGGCTGAAGGACATGGAAATTCCGTACCTCGATTTCACATTGTTTGGGGAACTGGACCAGGAATTGTGCAGCCGTTTGAAAAAAGTGTCCGTGAAGGTATAGCTGCTGGTCTGGTTGACTATCGGCCACGTCATCAGGTCAATACATTACTCACCGAAAATGGTGCTGTCATTGGAGTAAATGGATCCATCCTCGTCCCTAGTTCTGCTGCCCGCGGCGAGAAAAGTTCCCGTGATGTAATGGGAGCTTTTGAGTTTAAGGCACAGGCTGTTATCGTGACAAGTGGCGGAATTGGCGGAAATCACGAGTTGATAAGGAGAAATTGGCCAGCACGTCTCGGGTCTCCGCCAAAAAACATGATATCTGGTGTTCCAGACCATGTTGACGGAAGAATGCTAGAAATCACTGAAAATGCTGGCGGCAGAATTGTAAACCGTGATCGGATGTGGCACTATACGGAAGGTATAAAAAACTGGAACCCAGTTTGGAGTAATCATGGTATCCGCATTCTTCCAGGTCCTTCTTCTATTTGGCTTGATGCGAAAGGAAAGCGTTTTCAAGTCCCTAATTTCCCTGGATTTGATACATTAGGGACCCTGGAGGGGATCCTGCAAACAGGATACGATTATTCTTGGTTTATCTTAACTCAGAAAATAATAGAAAAAGAGTTTGCCCTTTCCGGCTCGGAACAAAACCCAGACTTAACAGGGAAAAGTATTAAAAAAGTCCTATCCCGCATTCTTCCAGGACCAACATCACCAGTAAAAGCCTTTATGGATAAAGGTGAGGATTTTGTCATTGCAGACAATTTAACCAATCTTGTCGAAGGAATGAATAATCTTACGGGGGAACCCCTGCTTAATTTTGCCGAGATTGAACGACAAATTACAGCACGAGACCGAGAAATGGACAATAAATTTACCAAGGACCTTCAAGTGACGGCCATTCGCGGAGCTCGCAACTATCTTGGTGACAAGCTAATTCGTGTAGCCTCCCCTCATAAAATCCTTGATCCTAAGAATGGACCATTGATTGCAGTTCGTTTAAATATTGTCAGTCGAAAAACACTGGGTGGTCTGCAGACGGATTTATCTGGTCGAGTATTGGACTCTGCAGGTATACCTGTTCCAGGCTTATATGCGGCCGGTGAGGTTTGTGGTTTTGGCGGCGGAGGTGTTCATGGCTACCGGGCTCTTGAAGGAACCTTCCTCGGCGGCTGTCTTTTTACTGGCAGACAGGCAGGACGTGCACTTGTAAAAGAATTATAGAATTGTTTTTTTAGTGAATAATAGCAGGATTATAGTAAAGGAATGAAGAATTTGGTAGTAATAAACGTTGGAGAGGTGTTCAAAACATGGGTATCCGTTCTATTAGTACCAGTATTAGCTCTAAACCGAATGTAGTTATCCCTTATAATCATAGACTAGCACCTCTTTTTATCCGGCAAACACTTTATTCACTTATACCGCAGGGAACGGAGCATATTTATGTGATTGGGATTGGCTCTAATCGAATTAGTGGTGATAGCCTTGGACCTTTTGTTGGAACCCTGCTAAAGAACAGTTTTCCTGATCATTTAACTGTTTTAGGAAATCTGCAATCTCCGTTAGACGCGACAACACTTGTTCCAGAGTTAACCTCCTTCACTTTTAATAAAAATAGTTTTGTTATTGGTATTGATAGTGTTTTTGGCAGCGAAGAAATAGTGAACTCAATTGTGATAAATGACGGACCAATTGTTCCTGGCATTGGCCTCGGAAATATTCTTCCTCCGATTGGAGATTGCGGTATAAAAGGCGTCGTTCTCGAGAATGACCCTGCATTAAAAAATTCGCTTCTTTGTACCGACCTTAACCTCGTTTATACTATGGCAACCTCGATTGCAAAAGGGATCTCACTTACAGTTAGGCAATATTTTAAGTATCCTTCCAATCACCCGCTAATCCTTATAAGATAGAAAGAGCATCTAGTCTTACTCGATGCTCTTTCCTATTATTTCTATTAAATTTCTTGAATCTCCCCATTAATGATCGTCATTTCAATGTTTGTTGTTAACAGTTCGTCAGGATTTTCCAATGCAAAGAGATTGTTAGAATACACCGTCATATCTGCTAACTTCCCTTTCGAAATGGACCCCTTTATTGCTTCTTCGTTTGTTGCATAGGCTCCACCGACTGTGAAAAGCTTTACGGCTTCAAGCATTGAAATTTTTTGACTCTCATTCCAGCACTCACTATTTCCTGGGGTTTTTCGAGTAACCGCTGCGTGAATACCAAGCAATGGATCAACAGGTTCTACTGGAGCATCAGAACCACCGGCACAGATAACGCCTTTAGATAGCAGAGATTTCCAGGCATATAGATAAGCCTCCCGCTCCTTTCCTATCCGTTCGATCACCCATGGATAATCACCCACAACAAACCTCGGTTGAATATCCGCAACGATACTTGGGTCGGCCAATCGATCTATTAAATCCTCACGAACTAAAGAGGTGTGAATAATCCGATCACGATAGTTCACTTTTGGAAATTGATCGAGGATATCGAGTACATTTTCCAATGCTTGATCACCGATCGTATGTACCGCTATCGGCATGGATTGCTTCCTTGCATCCTTAATAATGTTATAAAGAACTTCCTCTGTTTGCATAGCTTCTCCGTATTGAGTTGGATCATCATGATACGGCTCAGAAAGCAAAGCGGTCCTCCGTCCAAATGCACCGTCAGCAAATATTTTTACCGCACCAACCTGCAATTTCTCATTCCCATAACCGGCAAACATTCCTTTTTCCTTTAATGCAGGCAAGTAAGGATAATCAATCAAAAGATTACAACGTAACCCTTTTCCTTCATGATTAATTAATTCATCATACATCCGATAGGTTTGCTCAAGCCCGCCTAAATAGGCAGGATCATTGGTATGTACACTAGTTAAGCCTTTTTTAATAGCAAATTTCATCGCATGACCCAAACCAGTTTTTAACTCATCGTACGTTTTGTCTGGGATGTGTTTGGTTATTATCTGTGACGCAGATTCCAACAAAAGACCTGTAGGCTTTTTTGTATGTGGATCCAGTACAACCCTTCCACCCTTCGGCATTTCGATCGAAGGATGATACTGACTCATTTCAAGTGCTTTACTATTTACTAAAAATGCATGATAGCAAATTCTTTTTAAGTAAATTGGACAATGTGGCGCCACATAATCTAGTTCCTCTATAGTTGGAGTAGACCCTTCGGTAAACAGATTTTCATCCCAACCCATTCCAATTAACCACTGACCAGGTGCCAGGGTATCGGCTTTTTGCTTTATTTTATCAAGCATTTCAGATTTAGAAGTAACACCAGTTAATTCTAAGTCTAAAAAATTAAAGGCTACACCTGACATGTGTAAGTGGCTGTCTATAAGACCTGGAGTAACCATCTTTCCCTGCAGATCAATTACTCTTGCGCCAGCTCTTCCCCATTGCAGGTTCATTTCGTGATGTGAACCTAAATCTAAGATTCTGCCATTCTCTACTACAACCGATTCAACCACAGGTTGATTGGTGTCGAGTGTATATATTATTCCATTTGTGTAAATTGTCTTTGACACATAGCCCCCACCTTGTTATTTATTGTAATCTTGTAATTATTATAAATGAAAATTCATTTAGAACGCTAGAATTGTTCCCTAAATTCTTAGCTCACATGAGATTGGGGCACAATTGGTTCCTGAGTAAATAGCTAGAAAAAGAAACTGAGTTAGTAAAGTAGTAAAATAGTACTAGTGGAACTTTTCCTACATCCATCTAAGCCTCAGGTCTGACAAAAGATTCCACCTAGAGCCGTTTTCTCATCATGATTGGTTTTCGTACAATGATGGTAGTTTAAGAAACTGGGAGGAGAAAATAATGAAAAAAGTATTTTTTACTGGAGTATTGGGAATGTCGTTGATGGTAGCAGTGACTGGATGTGGAGTGTTTGCGAATGGAAGTGAAGAAAATGGAAATGTTACAATTGAGAAAGATAAGGCAAAAGAATTGCATCTGGAACTGACCCTTGGTGCCGGAGAGCTCAATGTTGAAAAAGGTGCAGATGAATGGGTTGAGGGTTCTATCAATTACAATCAAGACAAACTAAAACCTGAAGTCTCATATAAACTTAAAGGTGATAAAGGAATTGCAGTTATTGACCAAGAGAATAAAGGACTACTGGATAAAATAAATTTCGGTGAACTGAAAAACGAGTGGAATCTAGCTCTATCAGATGAAATTCCTCTAAATTTAGTTGTTAATTCAGGTGCTTCTGACACAAATTTAGATTTAAAGGGTTTAAACCTTAAAGAACTTGACGTAAATGCTGGTGTCGGCGATATCACGATTGACCTAAGTGGCAAGTGGAAAAAGAGTTTTGACGCAGTCTTAGCATTAGGTGTTGGCCAATCTACGATTATTCTTCCAGAAGATGTAGGTGTCAAAATTGAATCATCAAAAGGAATTGGGACAGCGGATTTTGTTGGTTTTATCTCCACTGGGGATGGAATTTACGTCAACGAAGCCTACGAAGATGCAGATGTAATTATTAACCTCAAAACAGATTTAGGTGTGGGAGAGTCGATATTTAAATTAAAATAGAAATAGAGCCCTGATATGGGCTCTATTTTTTTATACAAGCATTTGGAACAAGGTGCTGTCTTTATTGATTTCTCTAAAATCAAACCCTTTTGCCTTAATTCGCTCCAGCAATGGGAAATAATCATCTCTAGATTTCAACTCAATTCCTACTAGAGCTGGACCGGTTTCACGGTTATTCTTTTTGGTGTATTCAAAATGGCTGATATCATCATTTGGCCCTAAAACATCATCTAAAAATTCACGTAAAGCACCTGGACGTTGTGGGAATTGGACGATAAAGTAATGCTGCAGACCTTCATAGAGTTTCGAACGCTCTTTAATTTCTTGCATCCGGCCGATATCATTATTCCCGCCACTGACGATACAAACAACTGTTTTACCTTTAATTTCCTCGGTAAATTGATCTAATGCCGCAATGGAAAGTGCACCTGTAGGTTCAACAACAATTGCATTTTCGTTATAGAGAGATAACAGTGTAGTGCAGACCTTTCCTTCGGGTACGACTACAATGTCATCAACTACTTCTTTACAAATCTCAAAAGTCATGGAGCCCACGGTCTTAACTGCTGCTCCATCTACAAACGGATCAATTTCTTTCAGGGAGGTTACCTCTCCATTGAAAATGGACTCCTTCATTCCTGCAGCTCCCTGCGGTTCTACTCCAATTAATTTGGTCTCTGGTGAGAAGTGTTTCATATAAGTACCGACTCCAGAAAGGAGCCCCCCTCCTCCAATAGCCCCAAAGAGGTAATCAATCTTTTCCTGACAATCATTCAACAGTTCAACTGCCACTGTTCCTTGACCCGCAATCACATCTGGATCATCGAACGGGTGGATAAAGGTTCTATTTTCTACTAAACTACATTCCCTTGCCTTTTCATATGCGTCGTCAAAGGTATCCCCTACTAAAACAATTTCCACATGTTCCTTACCCCAAAATTTTACTTGATTAACCTTTTGTTTTGGAGTAGTACTCGGCATAAAGACTTTTCCGTTGATTTTCAAGTGATTGCAGGAATATGCCACTCCTTGAGCGTGATTGCCGGCACTAGCACAGATAATTCCATTTTGTAATTCTTCTTCAGTTAGTTTTTTAATTCGATTATAAGCTCCGCGAATCTTAAAGGAACGAACACTTTGCATGTCCTCACGCTTTAAGTAAATATGACAACCATATCTCTCAGACAATAAATGATTATATTGCAGAGGAGTTGGCGAAATCACATCCTTAATGGTGTGGCTTGCAATAATAATATCCTCTACTTGAAAGGCTTTTTCTTTTTGATCAACTTGTTGATTCATTTCACTTTCCTCCTCTTTCATTTTAAAATTTGCCATTTTCAAAGGCACTCATTATTTTTGTAAACAACAAAAAACCCGCCCCTTGTATAGGGACGAGTTTAACTCGCGATACCACCCTACTTCCGCAGCAAAAACACCATGCTACGGCTCTCGATCAACGTATACTATTATACGTGTTCCATGTAACGGCGGACTATACCGGTATAGCTTACTTTCAAGCTTTCAGCTACACATCTCTGAGATGATCTTCAAATATGCCCTGCCATCGACTCCCAGCAAATGTCGACTCTCTTAGGACAAGGAGCAAATCCTACTCTTCTCGTCATTGATTCATTTTAAATTATTTAAAGATTATCACTGTAAAGCGGCAGAGTCAATATTATTTGACTATTTTAATTATTTTGTTTATTTTAAAGCGCTTTCATTGAAAAAAGAAGAAAAAAAGAGCAACTACCAAACTAAATTGGTAGACTGCTCCTCTTCCCTAGCTTATTACTTTCATTTCTTCTTAACATTGATAAACAATTTACCATTTGCTAATTCTCTTGTCTCATTACCGAAAGAATCTACCGCTTTGACTTCAATAACCGCTCCATCAGCTACCATGTCTTTTGTAGCTGTGTAGTAGCCTACATAGTAACCCGGTGAAACCTCCATTAGTGGCAGCTCTGTTGCATTTTGGACAGAGTTAAGATTCGTTAAAGGCATATGAATCGCAAAAGTTGTTTTTAAGTCTGGTTCACTAGTAAACTCAACTTTTACACTTTCACCTTTTTTCAACGTCTTATCTTCTGCTGGTTTTACATCTGAGATCACTGGTGCTGTATAATCCACAGCAACTTGTACGGTTTGTTCTGTACGATTACCTGCTTGATCTTGTGCTGTAACTGTAATGGTGTTTGTTCCTTCATCTAGTAAAACTCTTGCACTGTAGGTGCCATTTTCTACTTTTGCTTTTGTTCCATTAACGGTCACAGTGTTCAAATAATCATCAACTACTGTACCTGTTACCGTAACAGTTTCTTTATTTATTTTTCCGCCATTAATAGGGCTAGTAATGGCTAACGCTGGAGCATTCGGGTCATAAACTACAGCTGCAGGTGCTGATGGCTCGGTAATACCCTGTACAGTTGATGCCTTGGCGGTTAAACTGTTTTCTCCTTCGTGAAGGGATACTTCAACCGCATATGTCCCATTATCCGAAGCTTCAACAGTTGCAATTTCTTCTTCGTGATTGTAAATATGAACAGTAGTGGTTGGTGCAGCTTTTCCTTCAACTGTTACGGTACCGACGTTTGTAAACGAACCATTAACAGGAGATGTGATAGAAGGAGCTGTGACTTCATAATCAACCACTGTGCGAATCATATAGTTTCCTTCTTCTTCAGGGGAAGGTGACCAAGCACCGCCAACCAATTGCCAGCTTCTTAATGCATTTTCACCATCTTCATCGGTTGCAAGTCCTGGTGAGGCTGTGTTGATTCCTGCTTGAATGTATACGAGATAGAAATCTCCTTCAACAACTATTCCATGACTGCTTAAATCAACATGTGTCCATTGTCCATTTCTTAATGCTGTTGCATCAATTGGACCCGCAAGTTTTTTACCTGGTGCTCCTTCTGGACCAGTAGCATCATAAACTGCCACTTTGAAATCGGTACCTCCTGGAACTGGCCATTGTGTATCCCAGAATCGGAATAATCCACCGGAAACGAGTGCCTTTTCATTTCCTGGTGCTAATGACATTTTCACAGCCCAGCCATTACCAGCATCGTAAAATGCTCTGGCATTTTCAGCTGTGCCGTCATCATAACCAATTTCACTTGGGTATCCAATGAATGGCTTCAATTCAAAGTTTTGTGAAGTATTTCCTTGGAGAGAAACTGACACTTCTTGACTATAGAAATGAGGGGCGATGATTTTTAACGTATATTCCCCTTCATAGCCTGTTAATGAATAGTGTCCGTTAGCATTTGTTGTTACAGGTGCAACATTCGCATCTTCCATTAAGTAGACCGTTGCCCCGGCAACAGGCTCACCTGTAGCTTGATTAGTGACAGTTCCGGTTACTGTACCTTTAGGAAGTTCTTCTAAAGTAAAGTTAGCTGTCACTTCACCATCCTGCTCGATGTTCACTGTTTGTGTTTCTGATCGGAAACCATAACTTTCAGCCACAATCGTAAATTCACCTGCAGCATGTGTCATTTCAAAGCATCCGTTTGCAGGATTTGTTTTAACAGATCGTCCTGATTCTAAAACCGTTACCTGAGCCTGCATTGGCAAAACAACCGGAGCAGCCTTTTCACTGCTAGCTTCTTTAGCAATTTCAGGCAATTTGATGGTGATTTTATTAGGATCAACTTTTTCTTTCAATCCGTCCTTCTCAGAAGAATCTTCTTTATCAGCAACTACACCAAGTTGTTGTGGTGCAGTGAGTCCAGTATCAGTAAGACGAACATCATCTAAATACCAGCCATCTCTAACTACACTGCCATCAGTCGTTACATTAAAGGCAATATAGATTCGTTGACCGGCATATTCACTTAGATCCACTTCTCCATCTACCCAGCCATTGGAAAGATTATTTACCCGCAGCTTTTGAACCCAGTTTACATTATCTGTCGATACATATACATGACCATAATCATAGTTTCTTTCGAGATTGTACCATTGTTTAAATTGTAAGTAACTGTTTCCTTCAGGCAAATCGATAGGCGGCATTTGCAGGGACATATTGGCTCTGCTGTCATACGTACCGTCTAAATTTGTTCCATAAACTTTTTCACCTGAGAATGCTGCACCAGGTCCACTTGTCGGAGCGCCCCATTCCCATGTATTAGCGGCACCATAAGAAGTCCAGCCATCTGGAATGCTTTCAAAATCGTGAGCGTATCCAACCGTAATTCCTGGGAGTACAGTTACAGAATATTCATTGATTGTTTCATTTCCACCGAAATCGGTTACTTTTAAAGTATAGGAGAATGATTCACCAGTAATATCTTCTCCAGGAATAGCAGCTTGGTAGATTCCATTTTTATAATCACCGCTGATTCGTTCTGCAGCAATCATATTCGAGCTGCCATCTTCTAATTGATAAACAACTTCCACATTTGTTACACTGATATTGTCGGCAGCTGAAGCTTGTAACGTTAGCGGCATTCCTGCAAAAACCGTGGCAGGTTGGGAATGTTCTAACACGGGAGCTTCACTGTCGTTTCCTTCTTTTGTTACTTGCCCCTTCAGCTTTCCTAAGCCCGAAATGACAGAGGATACTGCGTCATATACATTTAAAAGACCCGATCCATAACCGTTATTTGGAGATTCTGGATACGTATTGTCGGTTAAAGGAACAGCAGTTGTTACTAAAATTTCTTCTAATTCATCGACTGTTAAGCTTGAATTCGCTTGGAGTAATAAGGCGATCGCTGCGGCTACGTGTGGGCCAGCCATAGATGTTCCATTCCATCCACCTTCATAGCTGCTTCCTGGTACAGAAGAGCGAATGTTAACGCCTGGTGCTGTTAGCTCTGGTTTAATCTCTTCATATGGAGATGGACCTAGTAATGAAAAGCTTCCTAGTAAATTATTAATATCTGTTGCACCCGTTGCGACTGATTCAGGGTAGTTAGCAGGATTGGCAACGGAACCAGGTCCGCCTGGGTTAGTTAAGGTTGTGTTTCCAGCTGAGAATTCTGGGAAGATTTCAGCTGCTCTCCATGCTTGAACCATAGGGCGATACCACTCATCTAAACCAGCTCCTCCACCC from Neobacillus sp. CF12 encodes:
- a CDS encoding FAD-binding dehydrogenase; this encodes MKVDVIVVGAGLAGLVATAELTESGKKVLLLDQEPETNLGGQAWWSFGGLFLVDSPEQRRLGIKDSRELAWQDWLGAAGFDRVNDEDFWGKKWAEAYVDFAAGEKRVWLQKMGVRFFPVVGWAERGGYLAEGHGNSVPRFHIVWGTGPGIVQPFEKSVREGIAAGLVDYRPRHQVNTLLTENGAVIGVNGSILVPSSAARGEKSSRDVMGAFEFKAQAVIVTSGGIGGNHELIRRNWPARLGSPPKNMISGVPDHVDGRMLEITENAGGRIVNRDRMWHYTEGIKNWNPVWSNHGIRILPGPSSIWLDAKGKRFQVPNFPGFDTLGTLEGILQTGYDYSWFILTQKIIEKEFALSGSEQNPDLTGKSIKKVLSRILPGPTSPVKAFMDKGEDFVIADNLTNLVEGMNNLTGEPLLNFAEIERQITARDREMDNKFTKDLQVTAIRGARNYLGDKLIRVASPHKILDPKNGPLIAVRLNIVSRKTLGGLQTDLSGRVLDSAGIPVPGLYAAGEVCGFGGGGVHGYRALEGTFLGGCLFTGRQAGRALVKEL
- the yyaC gene encoding spore protease YyaC: MGIRSISTSISSKPNVVIPYNHRLAPLFIRQTLYSLIPQGTEHIYVIGIGSNRISGDSLGPFVGTLLKNSFPDHLTVLGNLQSPLDATTLVPELTSFTFNKNSFVIGIDSVFGSEEIVNSIVINDGPIVPGIGLGNILPPIGDCGIKGVVLENDPALKNSLLCTDLNLVYTMATSIAKGISLTVRQYFKYPSNHPLILIR
- a CDS encoding amidohydrolase, which translates into the protein MSKTIYTNGIIYTLDTNQPVVESVVVENGRILDLGSHHEMNLQWGRAGARVIDLQGKMVTPGLIDSHLHMSGVAFNFLDLELTGVTSKSEMLDKIKQKADTLAPGQWLIGMGWDENLFTEGSTPTIEELDYVAPHCPIYLKRICYHAFLVNSKALEMSQYHPSIEMPKGGRVVLDPHTKKPTGLLLESASQIITKHIPDKTYDELKTGLGHAMKFAIKKGLTSVHTNDPAYLGGLEQTYRMYDELINHEGKGLRCNLLIDYPYLPALKEKGMFAGYGNEKLQVGAVKIFADGAFGRRTALLSEPYHDDPTQYGEAMQTEEVLYNIIKDARKQSMPIAVHTIGDQALENVLDILDQFPKVNYRDRIIHTSLVREDLIDRLADPSIVADIQPRFVVGDYPWVIERIGKEREAYLYAWKSLLSKGVICAGGSDAPVEPVDPLLGIHAAVTRKTPGNSECWNESQKISMLEAVKLFTVGGAYATNEEAIKGSISKGKLADMTVYSNNLFALENPDELLTTNIEMTIINGEIQEI
- a CDS encoding toast rack family protein, with the protein product MKKVFFTGVLGMSLMVAVTGCGVFANGSEENGNVTIEKDKAKELHLELTLGAGELNVEKGADEWVEGSINYNQDKLKPEVSYKLKGDKGIAVIDQENKGLLDKINFGELKNEWNLALSDEIPLNLVVNSGASDTNLDLKGLNLKELDVNAGVGDITIDLSGKWKKSFDAVLALGVGQSTIILPEDVGVKIESSKGIGTADFVGFISTGDGIYVNEAYEDADVIINLKTDLGVGESIFKLK
- the ilvA gene encoding threonine ammonia-lyase IlvA; translation: MNQQVDQKEKAFQVEDIIIASHTIKDVISPTPLQYNHLLSERYGCHIYLKREDMQSVRSFKIRGAYNRIKKLTEEELQNGIICASAGNHAQGVAYSCNHLKINGKVFMPSTTPKQKVNQVKFWGKEHVEIVLVGDTFDDAYEKARECSLVENRTFIHPFDDPDVIAGQGTVAVELLNDCQEKIDYLFGAIGGGGLLSGVGTYMKHFSPETKLIGVEPQGAAGMKESIFNGEVTSLKEIDPFVDGAAVKTVGSMTFEICKEVVDDIVVVPEGKVCTTLLSLYNENAIVVEPTGALSIAALDQFTEEIKGKTVVCIVSGGNNDIGRMQEIKERSKLYEGLQHYFIVQFPQRPGALREFLDDVLGPNDDISHFEYTKKNNRETGPALVGIELKSRDDYFPLLERIKAKGFDFREINKDSTLFQMLV
- a CDS encoding S8 family peptidase, with the translated sequence MRKKKRRFLSVMCTAMLVLPMLIQPQVNAAATKGVSVSAKDSLASPAQKISNRLEKQFDEKEKVTFLIKMKEQVDTASVAKEADKKASLNKATPAKAKSLKRSTIVSALKATAQETQFELLQYLQKQVEAGAAKDVHSYYVVNGIAVTATKDVMEKVASFQEVEKILPNETRQLFVPEKSAGAVAEPQAETNAIEWNIDRVGAPAVWEMGIDGSGITVASIDTGVQWNHPALQSKYRGFDEATGQASHENNWFDAVRGQTVPYDDQGHGTHVTGTMVGSEPDGSNVIGVAPGAKWIAVKAFTAAGGTDADLLEAGEWILAPNGNPDLAPDVVNNSWGGGAGLDEWYRPMVQAWRAAEIFPEFSAGNTTLTNPGGPGSVANPANYPESVATGATDINNLLGSFSLLGPSPYEEIKPELTAPGVNIRSSVPGSSYEGGWNGTSMAGPHVAAAIALLLQANSSLTVDELEEILVTTAVPLTDNTYPESPNNGYGSGLLNVYDAVSSVISGLGKLKGQVTKEGNDSEAPVLEHSQPATVFAGMPLTLQASAADNISVTNVEVVYQLEDGSSNMIAAERISGDYKNGIYQAAIPGEDITGESFSYTLKVTDFGGNETINEYSVTVLPGITVGYAHDFESIPDGWTSYGAANTWEWGAPTSGPGAAFSGEKVYGTNLDGTYDSRANMSLQMPPIDLPEGNSYLQFKQWYNLERNYDYGHVYVSTDNVNWVQKLRVNNLSNGWVDGEVDLSEYAGQRIYIAFNVTTDGSVVRDGWYLDDVRLTDTGLTAPQQLGVVADKEDSSEKDGLKEKVDPNKITIKLPEIAKEASSEKAAPVVLPMQAQVTVLESGRSVKTNPANGCFEMTHAAGEFTIVAESYGFRSETQTVNIEQDGEVTANFTLEELPKGTVTGTVTNQATGEPVAGATVYLMEDANVAPVTTNANGHYSLTGYEGEYTLKIIAPHFYSQEVSVSLQGNTSQNFELKPFIGYPSEIGYDDGTAENARAFYDAGNGWAVKMSLAPGNEKALVSGGLFRFWDTQWPVPGGTDFKVAVYDATGPEGAPGKKLAGPIDATALRNGQWTHVDLSSHGIVVEGDFYLVYIQAGINTASPGLATDEDGENALRSWQLVGGAWSPSPEEEGNYMIRTVVDYEVTAPSITSPVNGSFTNVGTVTVEGKAAPTTTVHIYNHEEEIATVEASDNGTYAVEVSLHEGENSLTAKASTVQGITEPSAPAAVVYDPNAPALAITSPINGGKINKETVTVTGTVVDDYLNTVTVNGTKAKVENGTYSARVLLDEGTNTITVTAQDQAGNRTEQTVQVAVDYTAPVISDVKPAEDKTLKKGESVKVEFTSEPDLKTTFAIHMPLTNLNSVQNATELPLMEVSPGYYVGYYTATKDMVADGAVIEVKAVDSFGNETRELANGKLFINVKKK